In Onychostoma macrolepis isolate SWU-2019 chromosome 04, ASM1243209v1, whole genome shotgun sequence, one DNA window encodes the following:
- the LOC131538614 gene encoding uncharacterized protein LOC131538614, with the protein MSRTTEHGGHWEDLETWLSVATDSLLPKAAETLKHQTQDQLDDNITSLMAQDPSQSYTHKELAKITGSLSHTLIATLKLSDKHAAHLQQELTRAQRRIEQLELEAHEQRERPDEVEQGAEEEINKLKETLVANTKEMEQVKADYSDHSNKLQYAEQLLEKARADFRDKNGRIKTLETHLDESRNEISLTRQLDYLKEESDSFQEELKHAYELRREPSRT; encoded by the coding sequence ATGTCTCGCACAACGGAACATGGCGGCCATTGGGAAGATCTAGAAACATGGCTAAGTGTTGCGACAGACAGCCTCCTCCCTAAGGCTGCTGAAACACTCAAACATCAGACACAGGACCAGCTAGATGACAACATAACAAGCCTCATGGCACAAGACCCAAGTCAAAGCTACACTCACAAAGAATTAGCCAAGATCACCGGCTCCTTAAGTCACACACTCATCGCCACCCTCAAATTGAGCGACAAGCACGCTGCACACCTACAGCAGGAGCTGACACGCGCACAACGACGCATCGAGCAGCTGGAACTGGAAGCTCATGAACAACGGGAAAGGCCTGATGAGGTGGAACAAGGCGCTGAGGAGGAGATCAACAAGCTAAAAGAAACCCTAGTAGCTAACACCAAAGAAATGGAACAGGTCAAGGCAGACTATTCTGATCATTCTAACAAGCTACAGTATGCAGAACAGCTACTGGAAAAGGCAAGGGCTGACTTCAGGGATAAAAACGGCAGAATCAAAACCCTTGAAACTCACCTGGATGAATCAAGAAACGAGATCAGCCTAACACGACAGCTCGACTACCTCAAAGAGGAATCCGATAGTTTCCAAGAGGAACTCAAGCACGCTTACGAACTGCGCCGTGAGCCGTCGAGGACATGA